Proteins found in one Sphingobium sp. V4 genomic segment:
- a CDS encoding cytochrome P450 — protein sequence MTNLFTPPYPRPPRSKRGLVKRFLRGWHSWIHVLFDKSYTMKMGEIRLPSRTMYIANELTLVDQILRGGTAFPKHSELVRNLDPLIGNSVFSANGADWESQRAMVNPAFAHTALGRSMPLMVAAADDLLARIDAADRNAPVDIDPMMTHVAADIIFRTLFSQTLDADRSNIIHTAFGQFQRLAHSASMLRLYGIPAGWFERRSKKPARAIHDVFRPIVEARYEAFHARGETQQRDILQSLIEVKHPETGVHFTCEQVMEQVSTIFLAGHETSASTMTWALYMLAECAHIQDRVRAEVAGVAGDAPLTGAMLKDMGQVRNIFKETLRLYPPVSFFPREVTCPMPMRDKQLETGAMLVVAPWLTQRNKDNWACPHSFDPDRFDDPANADMAKQAWFPFGRGPRVCVGAGFAQQEVMTVIASVVRRYRLTVPTGFKPEPISRLTIRPRTGMPLLFERVD from the coding sequence GTGACCAATCTCTTCACGCCGCCCTATCCCCGGCCGCCGCGCAGCAAGCGCGGCCTCGTCAAGCGCTTCCTGCGCGGCTGGCACAGCTGGATTCATGTGCTCTTCGACAAGAGCTATACGATGAAGATGGGGGAGATCCGCCTGCCCAGCCGGACCATGTATATCGCCAACGAACTGACCCTCGTGGACCAGATACTGCGCGGCGGCACCGCTTTCCCCAAGCATAGCGAACTGGTCCGCAATCTCGACCCGCTGATCGGCAATTCGGTCTTTTCCGCCAATGGCGCGGATTGGGAAAGCCAGCGCGCGATGGTCAACCCGGCCTTCGCCCATACCGCGCTCGGCCGGTCGATGCCGCTGATGGTCGCGGCGGCCGACGATCTGCTCGCCCGGATCGACGCGGCGGACCGCAACGCGCCGGTCGACATCGACCCGATGATGACCCATGTCGCCGCCGACATCATCTTCCGCACGCTCTTTTCGCAGACGCTGGATGCCGATCGTTCCAACATCATCCACACCGCCTTCGGCCAGTTCCAGCGGCTCGCCCACAGCGCCTCGATGCTGCGTCTCTACGGCATCCCCGCGGGCTGGTTCGAGCGACGGTCGAAAAAGCCCGCCCGCGCCATCCATGACGTGTTCCGTCCGATCGTCGAAGCCCGCTACGAAGCCTTCCACGCGCGCGGGGAAACGCAGCAGCGCGACATCCTCCAGTCACTGATCGAGGTAAAGCATCCCGAAACCGGCGTCCATTTCACCTGCGAACAGGTGATGGAGCAGGTGTCGACCATCTTCCTTGCCGGCCATGAGACATCGGCCAGTACCATGACCTGGGCGCTCTACATGCTGGCCGAATGCGCCCATATCCAGGACCGCGTCCGCGCCGAGGTGGCGGGGGTGGCGGGTGACGCCCCGCTGACCGGTGCGATGCTCAAGGACATGGGCCAGGTCCGCAACATCTTCAAGGAAACGCTGCGCCTTTATCCGCCCGTCTCCTTCTTCCCGCGCGAAGTCACCTGCCCCATGCCGATGCGCGACAAGCAGCTGGAGACCGGCGCGATGCTGGTGGTCGCCCCCTGGCTGACCCAGCGCAACAAGGACAACTGGGCCTGTCCCCACAGCTTCGATCCCGACCGGTTCGACGATCCCGCCAATGCCGACATGGCGAAGCAGGCCTGGTTCCCCTTCGGCCGCGGCCCGCGCGTCTGCGTCGGCGCGGGCTTCGCGCAGCAGGAGGTGATGACCGTCATCGCCTCGGTCGTCCGCCGCTACCGCCTCACCGTTCCCACGGGCTTCAAGCCCGAACCCATCAGCCGCCTCACCATCCGCCCAAGGACCGGGATGCCGCTGCTGTTCGAGCGGGTGGACTGA
- the kdsA gene encoding 3-deoxy-8-phosphooctulonate synthase — MSDPVPQKYVTVGPIRIGNDLPFVLISGPCQIESRDHALFMADALATAAGKAGVPFIFKSSFDKANRTSVSGRRGVGIDAGLAILADVKAALGCPVLTDIHGPEQVEAAAQAVDILQIPAFLCRQTDLLIAAGRTGAVINVKKGQFLAPWDMAAVAQKVASTGNERILLTERGASFGYNTLVSDMRALPTMAQTGYPVVFDATHSVQQPGGLGSASGGQREFAPLLARSAVAAGVAAIFAEAHDDPDNAPSDGPVMLPLAWVGPMLATLKAIDGVVKG, encoded by the coding sequence ATGAGCGATCCCGTCCCGCAAAAATATGTGACCGTCGGCCCGATCCGCATCGGCAACGACCTGCCCTTCGTCCTGATTTCCGGCCCCTGCCAGATCGAGAGCCGCGACCATGCGCTGTTCATGGCGGACGCGCTGGCGACGGCGGCAGGCAAGGCGGGCGTGCCCTTCATCTTCAAGAGCAGCTTCGACAAGGCGAACCGCACGTCGGTGTCGGGCCGGCGCGGCGTGGGGATCGACGCGGGGCTGGCGATCCTTGCCGACGTGAAGGCGGCGCTGGGCTGTCCGGTGCTGACCGACATTCACGGGCCGGAGCAGGTGGAGGCGGCGGCTCAGGCGGTGGACATTCTCCAGATCCCCGCCTTCCTCTGCCGCCAGACCGACCTGCTGATCGCGGCCGGACGGACCGGCGCGGTCATCAACGTCAAGAAGGGGCAGTTCCTGGCCCCCTGGGACATGGCGGCGGTGGCGCAGAAGGTCGCCTCCACCGGCAATGAGCGCATCCTGTTGACCGAGCGGGGCGCGAGTTTCGGCTACAATACATTGGTCAGCGACATGCGGGCGCTGCCGACCATGGCGCAGACCGGCTACCCCGTCGTCTTCGACGCCACCCATTCGGTGCAGCAGCCCGGCGGCCTCGGCTCGGCTTCGGGCGGGCAGCGCGAGTTCGCGCCGCTGCTGGCGCGCAGCGCGGTGGCGGCGGGGGTCGCGGCGATCTTCGCCGAGGCGCATGACGACCCGGACAATGCGCCGTCGGACGGGCCGGTGATGCTGCCGCTGGCGTGGGTCGGGCCGATGCTGGCGACGCTGAAGGCGATCGACGGGGTGGTGAAGGGGTAA
- a CDS encoding glutamate-5-semialdehyde dehydrogenase: protein MNDLTQTPEMLIAMLGARARGAAAVIARASDAQKADALRLAAQALRDQAPAIIAANARDMENAAANGLSPAMLDRLKLDEDRIAGAAAGVEQVASLANPLGSVIDTQVRPNGLELSRVRVPLGVIGIIYESRPNVTADAAALCLRAGNAVILRGGSEAKESNRAIHAAMIEGIVAAGLPADVVQLVPTTDRAAVGALLKASEFVDLIVPRGGKSLVARVQEEARVPVLAHLDGINHSYVDGAADPAMAEKLVVNAKMRRTGICGSTETVLIDRAYGSAPALVQALLDARCEVRGDEAVQAMDARVKPASDEDWDTEYLDAIVSIRLVDGVEEAIAHIAAHASHHTDAIITEDPAVADHFLGAVDSAIVMWNASTQFADGGEFGLGAEIGISTGRLHARGPVALEGLTTYKWIVRGTGQTRP from the coding sequence ATGAACGACCTGACCCAGACTCCCGAGATGCTGATCGCGATGCTAGGCGCGCGTGCGCGCGGCGCCGCCGCCGTGATCGCGCGGGCCAGCGACGCGCAAAAGGCCGATGCGCTCCGCCTCGCCGCCCAGGCGCTTCGGGATCAGGCGCCGGCGATCATCGCCGCCAATGCCCGCGACATGGAAAATGCCGCGGCCAACGGCCTGTCGCCCGCCATGCTCGACCGGTTGAAGCTGGACGAGGACCGGATCGCCGGGGCTGCGGCCGGCGTGGAGCAGGTCGCCAGCCTCGCCAATCCGCTCGGCAGCGTGATCGACACGCAGGTCCGCCCCAACGGGCTGGAGCTGTCGCGCGTGCGGGTGCCGCTCGGCGTGATCGGCATCATCTATGAAAGCCGTCCCAATGTGACCGCCGACGCCGCTGCCCTCTGCCTGCGCGCGGGCAATGCCGTCATCCTGCGCGGCGGCAGCGAGGCGAAGGAAAGCAACCGTGCCATCCACGCCGCCATGATCGAGGGCATCGTCGCCGCCGGCCTGCCCGCCGACGTCGTCCAGTTGGTCCCGACGACCGATCGCGCGGCGGTGGGCGCGCTGCTCAAGGCGTCGGAGTTCGTCGACCTGATCGTGCCGCGCGGCGGCAAGAGCCTGGTCGCGCGCGTGCAGGAAGAGGCGCGCGTGCCCGTGCTGGCCCATCTCGACGGCATCAACCACAGCTATGTCGATGGCGCGGCCGACCCCGCCATGGCGGAAAAGCTGGTGGTCAATGCCAAGATGCGTCGCACCGGCATCTGCGGATCGACCGAGACGGTCCTGATCGACCGCGCTTATGGTTCGGCCCCCGCGCTGGTGCAGGCTCTGCTCGACGCCAGGTGCGAAGTGCGCGGCGACGAAGCCGTGCAGGCGATGGACGCTCGCGTGAAGCCGGCTTCCGACGAGGATTGGGACACGGAATATCTCGACGCCATCGTGTCGATCCGTCTCGTCGATGGCGTGGAGGAGGCGATCGCCCATATCGCCGCCCATGCCAGCCATCATACCGACGCGATCATCACCGAGGATCCGGCGGTCGCGGACCATTTCCTGGGCGCCGTCGACAGCGCGATCGTGATGTGGAACGCCTCCACCCAGTTCGCCGACGGCGGCGAGTTCGGGCTGGGCGCGGAAATCGGCATCTCCACCGGCCGCCTCCACGCGCGCGGCCCGGTAGCGCTCGAAGGGCTCACCACCTACAAGTGGATCGTCCGCGGCACGGGGCAGACGCGGCCGTAA
- a CDS encoding transglutaminase family protein, with protein MIYHVRHRTMIHYAAPVRLARFNLRLKPAPWPGQWTSDYALEVDPAPTMVESRPGGWPVHVARLVIESPIRQLAIESRFRAGVQGGAIEPQADDPTIGAVAQAALADRDMGPAAPAHYLYASARTPLLTQVGAWSGAELAPDRPVIAAGLDLARRIRAEFAYQPGVTDAGTPVADAFAARHGVCQDFAHMMVVALRLAGLPAAYVSGYLRTLPPPGMPRLVGADAMHAWVMLWCGPTRGWIGFDPTNGCITGDGHLFVAMGRDYADVAPMDGLFVGGAGQSLSVMVDVAPEEENVA; from the coding sequence ATGATCTACCATGTCCGGCACCGGACCATGATCCATTATGCCGCCCCGGTGCGGCTGGCCCGTTTCAACCTGCGGCTGAAGCCCGCGCCCTGGCCGGGGCAATGGACGTCGGACTATGCGCTGGAGGTCGATCCCGCGCCGACCATGGTCGAATCGCGGCCCGGCGGCTGGCCCGTGCATGTCGCGCGACTGGTGATCGAAAGCCCGATCCGCCAGCTGGCGATCGAAAGCCGCTTCCGCGCCGGGGTGCAGGGCGGCGCGATCGAGCCGCAGGCGGATGATCCGACGATCGGCGCGGTGGCGCAGGCGGCGCTGGCGGACCGCGACATGGGGCCGGCCGCGCCGGCCCATTATCTCTACGCTTCGGCGCGCACCCCGCTGCTGACGCAGGTCGGGGCATGGTCCGGCGCGGAGCTGGCGCCCGACCGGCCGGTAATCGCCGCCGGGCTGGACCTGGCGCGGCGCATCCGGGCGGAGTTCGCCTATCAGCCCGGCGTCACCGACGCGGGCACCCCGGTCGCCGACGCCTTCGCCGCGCGCCATGGCGTGTGCCAGGATTTCGCCCATATGATGGTGGTCGCGCTCCGGCTGGCGGGGCTGCCCGCCGCCTATGTCAGCGGCTATCTGCGCACCCTGCCGCCGCCGGGGATGCCAAGGCTGGTGGGGGCGGACGCCATGCATGCCTGGGTGATGCTGTGGTGCGGGCCGACGCGCGGGTGGATCGGCTTCGATCCGACCAATGGCTGCATCACCGGCGACGGGCATCTGTTCGTGGCGATGGGGCGGGATTATGCCGATGTAGCGCCCATGGATGGCCTGTTCGTCGGCGGCGCGGGGCAGAGCCTGTCGGTGATGGTCGATGTCGCGCCGGAAGAGGAGAATGTCGCCTGA